The region CGACCGGCACCCGACCGCCGGGCCACCTGCCCGCGGTGGTCGACGCCGTGCTGCCCAGTCTGCGCCGGGCCGAGGCCGAGGGTGTGCAGGACATCGACGGCATCGTGGACATCCACATCGCACAGACCGTCGAGACCCTGCTCGGGCAGTCGCCCGTGCTGGCCGACGAGGTGGCGCAGGGGCGGTGCGCGGTAGTGGGTGTGTCGTACCGGCTCGCCGCTGGAGAGGCACGCCCGGTGGCCGCGGTGCCGGCCGGCTTCACGACCCTCGCCACCGACCCGGCCGCGCCTGCCGCCGCCTGACGCGACGAGGGCCGCCCCGCGAAGCGGAACGGCCCTCGCGTCGAGGATCCGGCGGGTCAGAGCAGCGACATGTGGACGTGGTCGGTGTGGTTCGACGGCCCGCTGTACGAACTCCAGCCGGTCGCCGGGAACCAGATCTGCCGGTTCCAGATCACGTAGTAGATGCCCAGCCGGTCGGCGTTACGGATGAGGAAGGCGGCGACATTGTTGCCGTACTTCCGGGTGTCGTCGTTGTGCCACGGGGCGAAGCCGCTCTTCTGCAGCGACCAGTCGCAGGCGCGGCCCTTCGGGTGCTCCCACGGCCCGCCGGAGCGGTAGCAGCCGACGAACCGGTTGAAGCCGGCCGCCCTGACCTCCTTGTACGCGTGCAACGTGCGGGGCGTGACGCAACCGGACGTGGTCGGGTCCTTCTCGCTGCACGACTGCGGCTTCCAGTCACCGTCGGCGGTGCGACCCGGGCCGATTTTGGCAACCTTCGAGGTGGCGTCCACCAGGCCGCCGGTGAAGCCCTTGCCGCCGACGAGGGAGAGCGCCTTGTCCGCCTCGCTCTTCCGCTTCGCCATCAGGGCGGTCTGCTTCTGCTGCTCGCGGACCTCCGCGTCGAGGGCCAGCTTGGCCTGCTCGGCGCGGGCCTTCACCGTGTTGACCTCGGCGAGCTTCTTCTCGTGCACCATGTTCAGCTCGTCGAGCAGTGAGGCGCGCTGGACGAACGAGTCGGGAGCCTCGCTCTCCAGCAGCACCGCGAGCGCGCCGATGCGGCCGGTCCGGTACGACTGGGCGGCGATCTGCCCGACCTGCGGCGTCAACGCGTCCAGGTCGGCCTGGGCCCGATCGACCTCCTGCGCCAGCTCACCCTGCCGCTTCTTGGATTTGTCCAGTTGGGACTTGGCTGCGGAGTAGTCGCGGTTGGCCTGCTCGATGACGTCGGTGAGCAGCTGCGGCTCGTCGTCCTCCTCGTGCCCGGACGGGGTGGGAGTCGTCGGGGCGGCGTGGGCCGGGAGGGGCCCGGCGAGCATGGTCAGTGCGGCGATCACGGCCACCACGGGTGTCAACCAGCGGCGTAGGGGTGCCGTCACAATGTTCCCTTCCGTCGACCGCCGACCGGGTTAGCTGACGGGTTCGGGGCGGAAGTGGCCCCTACCGCTGACGCGGATTCACCCCACGTAACTGGGTCCCCGGCTCGCCGGTTGGCGATTGGGCGGTGGCACCGCAGGCGCCGCTTCGCGCCTTCATCGGTGACCGGCAGCGAGGTTACCCGAGAGTCGACCGGCTGAGCTATGCCTGGATGCCGACCAAAAGTGTCATTTCGCCATAGCGTTGAGTGACCAGTGACGTGGTTCTCAGGGTGGAGGCCCGATCTGGTCACGCTGAGGAGTGTCACCATGTCGTATCCGTGCTCCTGTTCGGCTCCGGCCACCGGTCGGCGGCGGTGGATGGGGGTGAGGTCCGCGTCGGGTCCGACTCGTCGGGGTGACCCGTTCGCGGTGAGATCAGTGCGGCCAGTGCCTCCGCCCGGTCCGTCTGCGGTCGCGGGGCGGGAGCGTCGGCGGGCGACGTGGTGTCGGTGCGACCGGCGGCGGTCACCATTGCGGCCAGCCCGGTGGTCAGCGGCACCGCGGCGATCAGGCCGAGGGTGGCGACCGCGCTGCGGACGATCTCCTGGGCGAGGAACTCGCTGGTCAGGATCTGCCCGATCGGCCGCGCGTCGGCGGTGAGCAGGAGCAACAACGGCAGCGACGCGCCCGCGTACGCCAGCACGATGGTGTTGACAGTGGACGCGATGTGCGCTCGACCGACCCGGGTTGCCGCACGGTACAGCTGCAACCGGGTCAGCCCAGGGTTGGCGTACGCCAGCTCGGTGACGGTGGCCGCCTGGGTGACCGTGACATCGTCGAGCACCCCGAGCGATCCGATGATGATTCCGGCGAGCAGCAGGCCGTGCAGGTCCACGTCGCCCTGGAACATCGAGAGGGTGGTGGCCTCCTCGCTGCCGAAACCGGTGAGGTGGGTCGCGGCGGTGGCGATGGTGGCGAGCACGCCGGTCAACACCAGGCTGCCCAGGGTCCCGAGCACCGCGACCGAGGTCTGTGCGGTGACCCCGTGCGTCAGGTAGAGCACCACGAACATGATCAGAGCGGCGCCGACCACGGCGACCAGCAGGGGCGACCTCCCCGCGCTGATGCCCGGCAGCACGAAGGTGAGCAGGATCGCGAAGCTGGCGGCCAGCCCGGCGAGCGCGGCCAGGCCCCGCCACCGACCGAACGCGACGATCGCGGCGGCGAAGACCACCGCCAACCACAACAGCGGGGTGCCCCGCTGGTGCTCGGCGATGTTCCAGTTGCTGATGGTGGGATCGGTGGGGTCGGTCAGCTCCACCAGGATGATCTCGTCGCCGACCTCGACCCGGGGCGCTCCGGGCCCGTCCGGCACCGGCGTGCGTACCTGCTGGCCGGCCGACGGTCCGTCGTCCACGCGGACGTCGACAGTGCCACAGCGCCCGTCGCCGACGCGCGGTGTGCCCTCGGGTGTCGACGGCGTCGGCGGGCACGGCTCGGTCACCACCCGGGTCACCGTGCCGGGGTAGCGCGGCACGTCCGCCCCGCCGTCGGACTGTGGCGAGCCGCCGCGCGGCCAGAGGAGCACGGCCGCGAGCACCGTGGCGACGAAGAGGGGCACCACGGTCATGACGAGGATCCGTCGGACCCGGGGCGGGGCGGACGGAGCGGGACGGGTGTGGTCGGAACCCACTGTGAGACTCCCAACGATCCGGTGCGGGGTACGTGTCAGTGGGCCGGTCGGTTCACCGTCACTGTCGAAACCCGGTGGAAGAACGCGACCGTTCGCCGGCTGACGACCGCTTGATCACGGACGGTCAGCGCCGGGCCCGAACGGCCAGCCGCGACGCCGCCGCGAAGCGGCGCCGGTGCCTGTTCGTGCCTCGGTCTACGGGGGGTCATCGTGGGGAATGCTAACCAGGGAGGCTGGGAGATCGCAGGTCGTGACGGAGTGTCGGTGGTCGAACCGCGCGCGGGGAGGTTCCCGGACCGGCATGTTGGAGACATGCCCGTACCGTCACCGCACGACCCTGGACGGCACGCCCCGGCCGCGCCGTCGCAGCACGACGAGCACGCCGGGCACGACAAGCACGCCGGACACGATCCCGGGATGTTCCGCCGTCGCTTCTGGGTCTGCCTGGCTCTCACCGTCCCGGTGGTCCTGAGCAGCCGCCTGGTGTCGGACCAGTTGGGTCTGAGCTGGGACGTTCCCGGTCGCTCCTGGGTGGGCCCGGTGCTCGGCTCGGTGGTGTTCTGGTGGGGCGGTTGGCCGTTCCTCGTCGGTGCGGTGCGGGAGGTGCGGGACCGGGCACCCGGAATGATGCTGCTGGTCGCGATGGCGATCACCGTGGCCTACACGGCGTCACTGGCGACCAGCGTGGGTGCCTTCGACCTGGACTTCTGGTGGGAGTTGGGAGCGCTGGTCACCATCATGTTGCTCGGGCACTGGCAGGAGATGAAGGCCATCGGGCAGGCCCGGGGAGCACTCGCGGCGCTGGCCGCGTTGTTGCCGGACGAGGCCGAGCGGGTCGCGGCGGACGGGCAGGTCGAGGCGGTGCCGGTGTCCGGCCTGCGGGTCGGTGACGTGGTGCTGGTCCGCCCGGGCGGTCGGGTGCCGGCGGACGGTCGGGTCGTCGACGGCGCCGCCGAGCTGGACGAGTCGATGATCACCGGTGAGTCACGGCCGGTCGCCCGGTCGACGGGTGAGCGGGTGGTGGCCGGCACCGTGGCGACCGACTCGGCGATCCGGGTCCGCGTCGAGGCGCTGGGTGAGCAGACCGCGCTTGCCGGCATCCAACGGATGGTCGCGCAGGCCCAGGGTTCCGGCGGACGGGCTCAACTACTGGCCGACCGGTTCGCCGCCGCGCTGTTCTACGTGGCCACCGGCACCGCCGTGCTGACCGTGCTGGTCTGGACCGCGCTCGGTCGCCCCGACGAGGCGGTGGTTCGCGCGGTCACCGTGCTGGTGATCGCCTGCCCGCACGCGCTGGGTCTGGCCATCCCTCTCGTCGTCGCGCTCTCCACCGCGTTGGCCGCGCGGTCCGGGATCCTGGTCAAGGACCGGTTGGCGTTGGAGCGGATGCGGAGCGTCGGTGCGGTGCTCTTCGACAAGACCGGCACGCTGACCCGGGGCGAGCACGTGGTGACCGACACGGTGACGATGCCGGGTGTCGAGCAGGACGAGGTGCTGCGGATCGCGGCGGGCGTCGAGTCGGACAGCGAGCATCCGCTGGCCCGGGCGATCGTGGCGGCGGCCGGGTCCGCCGGCCCGCTCCCGGCCGCCGGGTTCCGGTCGCTGCCGGGCCGCGGCGTGCGGGCGACGGTCGACGGCACGGAGTACGCGGTCGGCGGTGCGGCCCTGCTGCGGGAACTGGGCCTGTCCCTCCCGACTGAGCTGGAGGCGGCGACCGGGCGGTGGTCGGCGCGGGGGGCTGCGGTGCTACACCTGGTGCGGCTGCCGGAGACCGTGCTCGGCGCGTTCGCGCTGACCGACGAGGTGCGCCCGGAGGCTCGGCGGGCCGTCGACGAGCTGCGTGCCGAGGGCGTCCGGACCATCGCCATGATCACGGGTGACGCCCGGCCGGTGGCCGAGGCGGTCGCGGCCGAACTCGGTTTCCGGCCCGGCGTCGACGAGGTCTTCGCCGAGGTGCTGCCGGCGGAGAAGGACGACCGGGTGACCGACCTGCAACGGAGAGGGCTGACCGTGGCGATGGTCGGCGACGGGGTGAACGACGCACCGGCGTTGGCCCGGGCGGACGTCGGCGTCGCGATCGGCGCGGGCACCGATGTGGCGATCGAGTCCGCCGGGGTGGTCCTGGCGTCGTCGGACCCGCGCGGGGTGGGGGCCGTGGTCCGGCTCTCCCGGGCGTCGTACCGCAAGATGCGACAGAACCTGGCCTGGGCGGCGGGCTACAACGTGGTGGCGCTGCCGCTGGCGGCGGGGGTGCTGGCCGGGGCCGGTGTGGCGTTGAGCCCGGCGCTGGCGGCGGTGCTGATGTCCGCGTCCACCATCGTGGTGGCGCTCAACGCGCAGTTGCTCCGCCGGGTCCGTCTCGACGCGGACTGAGAGTCGTCAGCCGCGCTTCATCAGCCGGCCGACCGCCGCCATCATCTCGGTGGCCATCTCGTCGGCCCGGCCCTCGGCCGCCCCCTCGTGCATGCAGTGCCGGGCGTGCCCGTCCAGCAGCCCGAGCGCCACCTTGTCGAGGGCGGCCTGGATCGCGGAGATCTGGGTGAGCACGTCGATGCAGTAGCGGTCGTCGTCGACCATCTTCTCGATGCCGCGGACCTGCCCCTCGACGCGGCGGAGTCGCGCGAGCAGTTGGTCCTTGCTGGCGGTGTACCCGCGGATCGGGGTGGGTGCGGTCATGCCGACCAGGATAGCCTACCCCCGGGGGGTATGGTACGGTCGCTTCCGGTGGGATACCCCCACCCGGTATCGGTAAGGAGACGTTCGATGGTCAACACGACGTACCAGGTGCAGGGCATGACCTGTGGGCACTGCGTCAGCGCGGTCGCCGCCGAGGTCGGTGCCATCGCCGGGGTGCACGACGTCCAGGTCGACCTCGCCGCCGGCCGGGTCACCGTCGACAGCGACCAGCCGTTGGACACCGAGGCGGTCCGGGCCGCCGTCGACGAGGCCGGCTACCACCTCGTCGACGCGTGATCGGAGGGCCGCCATGCGCACCGTGACGAGGCTGGCCGGCGTCGGGCAGTGGCGGGCCTTCGCCGACTTCGCCCCGACCGGGGGCGAGCCGCTGACCCTCGGTGTGGACGTGACCGTCCCCGGCGAGCCGACCGGGGGCGCCGCCCACGGCACCCCCGGGCACGGGCACAACTGACGGGAAAAGACGATGACCACCACCAGCAGTAGACCGCTACCCGAGGCACCGAACCGGATCGAGTTGGCGATCGGCGGCATGACCTGCGCCGCCTGCGCCGCCCGGATCGAGAAGAAGCTCAACCGGATGGACGGCGTGAGCGCGACCGTCAACTACGCCACCGAGAAGGCCACCGTCCGGTTCGTCGACGGGGTCACCCCGGACGACCTCATCGACACCGTGCAGAAGACCGGCTACACGGCGGCGCTGCCCAGCCCACCGATCGAGGAGCACTCGGTGGACCCGCTACAGGGTCCGCGTACGCGGCTCTG is a window of Micromonospora sp. WMMD961 DNA encoding:
- a CDS encoding heavy metal translocating P-type ATPase gives rise to the protein MPVPSPHDPGRHAPAAPSQHDEHAGHDKHAGHDPGMFRRRFWVCLALTVPVVLSSRLVSDQLGLSWDVPGRSWVGPVLGSVVFWWGGWPFLVGAVREVRDRAPGMMLLVAMAITVAYTASLATSVGAFDLDFWWELGALVTIMLLGHWQEMKAIGQARGALAALAALLPDEAERVAADGQVEAVPVSGLRVGDVVLVRPGGRVPADGRVVDGAAELDESMITGESRPVARSTGERVVAGTVATDSAIRVRVEALGEQTALAGIQRMVAQAQGSGGRAQLLADRFAAALFYVATGTAVLTVLVWTALGRPDEAVVRAVTVLVIACPHALGLAIPLVVALSTALAARSGILVKDRLALERMRSVGAVLFDKTGTLTRGEHVVTDTVTMPGVEQDEVLRIAAGVESDSEHPLARAIVAAAGSAGPLPAAGFRSLPGRGVRATVDGTEYAVGGAALLRELGLSLPTELEAATGRWSARGAAVLHLVRLPETVLGAFALTDEVRPEARRAVDELRAEGVRTIAMITGDARPVAEAVAAELGFRPGVDEVFAEVLPAEKDDRVTDLQRRGLTVAMVGDGVNDAPALARADVGVAIGAGTDVAIESAGVVLASSDPRGVGAVVRLSRASYRKMRQNLAWAAGYNVVALPLAAGVLAGAGVALSPALAAVLMSASTIVVALNAQLLRRVRLDAD
- a CDS encoding metal-sensitive transcriptional regulator, whose protein sequence is MTAPTPIRGYTASKDQLLARLRRVEGQVRGIEKMVDDDRYCIDVLTQISAIQAALDKVALGLLDGHARHCMHEGAAEGRADEMATEMMAAVGRLMKRG
- a CDS encoding YibE/F family protein, which produces MGSDHTRPAPSAPPRVRRILVMTVVPLFVATVLAAVLLWPRGGSPQSDGGADVPRYPGTVTRVVTEPCPPTPSTPEGTPRVGDGRCGTVDVRVDDGPSAGQQVRTPVPDGPGAPRVEVGDEIILVELTDPTDPTISNWNIAEHQRGTPLLWLAVVFAAAIVAFGRWRGLAALAGLAASFAILLTFVLPGISAGRSPLLVAVVGAALIMFVVLYLTHGVTAQTSVAVLGTLGSLVLTGVLATIATAATHLTGFGSEEATTLSMFQGDVDLHGLLLAGIIIGSLGVLDDVTVTQAATVTELAYANPGLTRLQLYRAATRVGRAHIASTVNTIVLAYAGASLPLLLLLTADARPIGQILTSEFLAQEIVRSAVATLGLIAAVPLTTGLAAMVTAAGRTDTTSPADAPAPRPQTDRAEALAALISPRTGHPDESDPTRTSPPSTAADRWPEPNRSTDTTW
- a CDS encoding copper ion binding protein, translated to MVNTTYQVQGMTCGHCVSAVAAEVGAIAGVHDVQVDLAAGRVTVDSDQPLDTEAVRAAVDEAGYHLVDA